The DNA region GTCGGGCTGGAGCTGGGGGCTGATGACTACCTCACGAAGCCCTTTAGCATGCGAGAGCTGCTGGCGCGTATCAAGGCGCTGCTGCGGCGTCGCAGTCTCATCATGGCCGAGATCTCCAGCCAGCAGCAGGAGAGCAGGCGCCAGAAGCTGGTGTCCGGCGACCTGGAGATCGACCCCGCGATGCACCAGGTCAAGCGCGGGGGCAAGGTGATTCAGCTGACTCCACGGGAGTTCGATCTGCTGACCTTCCTGGTGATGAACAAGGGGATAGTCTTCTCCGCCGAGCGGCTACTGGAGGAGGTGTGGGGGTACGATGAGGCGCTGGATGTGCGCACTGTGCCGGTGCACATCCGCAACCTGCGGGAGAAGATCGAGGACGACCCCTCCGACCCCAAGCGCATAGAGACCGTGCGCGGGGTGGGCTATCGGTTCTCAGGGTAGCGCCGGAGGCCCCGCGTGTTCACGCGCATCCAGTGGCGGATCGCCGCAAGCTACGTCCTGCTGATCGCCGTGGCGCTGCTGGCGCTGGGCGTCTACCTGGCGTACTACCTGCGGCAGGAGCAGCTCCACCAGCTGGAGATGGACCTGCGCAGCCAGGCGCTCATCATCGCCCAGCAGGTGGCCCCGCAGCTGCAGCGCGGTGACGCCTCCCAGATCGACGCCTTCGCCAAGCGGGTCGGCAGGGCCGCCGACGTCAGGATCACCATCATCGATCGCACCGGCCGCGTGCTCGGGGATACCGACCACGACCCCAACACCATGGACAACCACCTGTCCCGTCCTGAGGTGCGGCAGGCGCTCGCCAGCGGCTTCGGGGAGAGCATGCGCCATAGCCGGACGCTCGACAGGGACCTGCTCTACGTGGCGGTCCCCATCGGGAGCGGCGGGGACACCCTGGGGGTGGCCCGGGTCGCGATGCCCACCAGCGACGTGCAGGCATCCCTCAACCGGGTGGTGACGGTGGTGGGGGCAGCCACGGCGATCGCGATCGTGCTGGCGATCCTCCTGGCGCTCGTGGTGGCCAGGGCGACCACCTCCAACATCGCGCGGCTGACGAGCGCCGCGCGCTCCATGGCCGCAGGCCAGCTGCACCAGCGTATCGAGATCGATGGCCGCGATGAGACCTCCGAGCTGGCCAGCGCCTTCAACGAGATGGCTCAGAGCCTCGACTCCTACATCAGCACGATCAATCGTGAGAGGGAGAGGATGTCCGCGGTCCTCAGCTACATGGCCGACAGCCTCCTGATTACCAACGCCCGCGGGGAGGTGCAGGCGATGAACAGGGCGGCCGAGCAGCTGCTGGACGTGCGCGAACAGGACGTCCGCGGCAGGTCGGTGATGGCGGTGATCCGCGACCACGAGCTGGCGGGGCTCGTCCGCAGGGCGCTGGAGATGCAGGGACCGGTCAGGCTGCCCCGCCTGCTAGAGCTGGGAAGCGACGGCAACAGGCGCCTGATAGATGCGCTGGCGTCGCCCATCCCCGGAGAGAACGGTACGGGCTCCCAGGTGCTCCTGCTGCTGAGGGACGTCACCGAGCTGCGAAGGGCGGAGACGATCCGCCAGGAGTTCGTGGCCAACGTCTCCCACGAGCTGCGCACGCCGGTGGCGGCGCTCAAGTCGCTGGTGGAGACGCTCGAGGAAGGCGCGCTGGAGGATGAGGAGGTGGCGCGGGACTTCCTCGCAAGGATGCACGTCGAGGTCGACAAGCTCGCACAGCTGATCGAGGAGCTGCTGGAGCTCTCTAGGATAGAATCCGGCAAGGTGGAGCTCAGGATACACCCCGTCAACCTGGTGGAGGTGGTGCGCGCGGGCGCCGAGAGGCTGCGGCCCCAGGCGGAACGACAAGGCGTAGACCTAGAGGTCACCGTGGAGCAGCCTGAGATCCTCGCACTGGCTGACCCTGAGCGCATCCAGCAGGTGGTGATCAACCTCGTGCACAACGCCATCAAGTTCACACCGCCCGGCGGCAGGATCACCGTCCGCGTCTATTCCCTTGACAGAGAGGTGGCAGTGACGGTGCAGGACACGGGTGTGGGGATAGAGCCCGAGCTGCTGGACAGGCTTTTCGAACGCTTCTTCAAGGTCGACCGCGCCCGGTCCGCGGGTGGCACCGGCCTGGGGCTGGCCATCGCCAAGCACCTGGTGCTCGCTCACAGAGGGCGCATCTGGGCGGAGTCCGAGGGCATGGGCAAGGGCGCCAGGTTCACCTTCACCCTGCCGGCCGTCGGGGCTGCGTGATGCGAGCGTTAATGTTACCCTTAAGCTGCCGTTAACTCCGGCTGTACTCCCATTTAGGGATGCCGGCTATCATGAGGGTGACGGAGAAAGGAGGAGCCCGAGGATGCGGCAGAACGGGAACGTGACCACGCTACAGGGGACCTGCAAGCTGTTGCAGCGCACTCTGCCCTACCTCGAGGGATCTGCCTCCGATCCAGCAGGGAGCAAGCCTGAAGTTACGGGGGAGGAGTTAGCCAAATGGCCATTGAGAAGCATACCGAAGGTCGTGAGCGCAGGCGGATCAACCGTAGAGAGTTCCTGGGAGCAGGTCTCGCGGGCGCAGCAGCGCTCGCTATGTCCAGCCCCATAGGGGCGTTCGGCCTCCGCGTCGCGCTCGGGCAGACGCCGCCCAGGGTGACCGGCTACGGTCCTCTGGAGCCCAGGGGAGACCTCGCGCTGCCGAGGGGATTCGACTACGCCATCATATCCTGGCAGGGGATGCCCATGTCCGATGGCCGCCTGACCCCTGGCATCTTCGATGCGATGGGAGCCTTCCCGCTGAGGGGGCACGGCGGCAGAAGAATCGCCCTGATACGCAACCATGAGAATCGAGAGAGGCCCGGAGAAGCGAAAGTAGTGGTGCCACCGGAGCTGGAGTACGACGCCCAGATGTACGGCGGCTGCACCAAGCTGGTGGTGGAGCTGGATGGTCGCAGGGAGCCCCGAGTCGTGGAGAGCTTCGCGGTGCTCGGCGGCACCTCCACCAACTGCGCGGGAGGCGTCACCCCCTGGGGCAGCTGGATCACCTGCGAGGAGGTCGTCAAGCGAGGCGCGGGCGGCAGGAAGCATGGCTATATCTTCGAGATAGATGCGCGCGCCAGCGGGCCCGTCGAGGCGGTCCCCATACCCGCCGCCGGCAGGCTGGTGCATGAGGCTGCCGCCTGGCACGCGGGCATCCTCTACCTCACCGAGGACCGCAGCATTGAGCCTGACCCTGTGCTGGGCGAGATAGGTGCCTGCTTCTACCGCTACATCCCCAGCAGGAGGCCGCGCAGGCCGGGCGACCTCGCCAGCAGCTGTGGCCGCCTGGAGGCGCTCAAGATCAAGGGAGAGCACCACGCCAACATGGACACCGGCAGGATCGTGGGCGTGCCCTACGACGTCGAGTGGGTGCCGATCGACGACCCCGACCATGAGGACGACACCGACAGCCGCAAGGATCGCATGCCGGGCTTCATCCCCACCCGCATACAGGCCCAGGACAAGGGGGCGGCCTACTTCGACCGCCAGGAGGGCATGTGGGTGGGCGACGGCAAGATCTACTTCGACTGCACCACCGGCGGCAGCCAGAACCTGGGCCAGGTGTGGGAGTACGATCCCCGCAGGGAGAAGCTCACCCTGATCTACGAGTCCACCCGACCGGAGACGCTGGAGAACCCCGACAACATGGTGGTCGTCCCCCAGACGGGAGATATCTTCCTCTGCGAGGACAGCCCTGGGGAGCAGTACATCCGCGGGCTCACTCCCTACGGCGAGATCTACGACTTCGCACGCACGCTCACCAACGACTCGGAGTTCTGCGGCGCCTGCTTCGATCCCAGCGGGCGCGTGCTCTTCGTCAACCAGCAGGGGGAGAGGGGCGACCTGCCCAACGGACCCGCGGGCGCCCGGGCGGTCACCTACGCCATATGGGGGCCGTTCGAG from Thermobaculum terrenum ATCC BAA-798 includes:
- a CDS encoding response regulator transcription factor, whose amino-acid sequence is MTTVLLVEDESTLLTTIAYNLRREGYKVLTAENGKRALELAEENPDIVVLDILLPEIDGLEVCRRLRQRSSVPIIMLTAKTDEVDRIVGLELGADDYLTKPFSMRELLARIKALLRRRSLIMAEISSQQQESRRQKLVSGDLEIDPAMHQVKRGGKVIQLTPREFDLLTFLVMNKGIVFSAERLLEEVWGYDEALDVRTVPVHIRNLREKIEDDPSDPKRIETVRGVGYRFSG
- a CDS encoding alkaline phosphatase PhoX, producing MTGYGPLEPRGDLALPRGFDYAIISWQGMPMSDGRLTPGIFDAMGAFPLRGHGGRRIALIRNHENRERPGEAKVVVPPELEYDAQMYGGCTKLVVELDGRREPRVVESFAVLGGTSTNCAGGVTPWGSWITCEEVVKRGAGGRKHGYIFEIDARASGPVEAVPIPAAGRLVHEAAAWHAGILYLTEDRSIEPDPVLGEIGACFYRYIPSRRPRRPGDLASSCGRLEALKIKGEHHANMDTGRIVGVPYDVEWVPIDDPDHEDDTDSRKDRMPGFIPTRIQAQDKGAAYFDRQEGMWVGDGKIYFDCTTGGSQNLGQVWEYDPRREKLTLIYESTRPETLENPDNMVVVPQTGDIFLCEDSPGEQYIRGLTPYGEIYDFARTLTNDSEFCGACFDPSGRVLFVNQQGERGDLPNGPAGARAVTYAIWGPFERRSGARTRSFSTYSLVW
- a CDS encoding ATP-binding protein, translating into MFTRIQWRIAASYVLLIAVALLALGVYLAYYLRQEQLHQLEMDLRSQALIIAQQVAPQLQRGDASQIDAFAKRVGRAADVRITIIDRTGRVLGDTDHDPNTMDNHLSRPEVRQALASGFGESMRHSRTLDRDLLYVAVPIGSGGDTLGVARVAMPTSDVQASLNRVVTVVGAATAIAIVLAILLALVVARATTSNIARLTSAARSMAAGQLHQRIEIDGRDETSELASAFNEMAQSLDSYISTINRERERMSAVLSYMADSLLITNARGEVQAMNRAAEQLLDVREQDVRGRSVMAVIRDHELAGLVRRALEMQGPVRLPRLLELGSDGNRRLIDALASPIPGENGTGSQVLLLLRDVTELRRAETIRQEFVANVSHELRTPVAALKSLVETLEEGALEDEEVARDFLARMHVEVDKLAQLIEELLELSRIESGKVELRIHPVNLVEVVRAGAERLRPQAERQGVDLEVTVEQPEILALADPERIQQVVINLVHNAIKFTPPGGRITVRVYSLDREVAVTVQDTGVGIEPELLDRLFERFFKVDRARSAGGTGLGLAIAKHLVLAHRGRIWAESEGMGKGARFTFTLPAVGAA